In Mycoplasma suis str. Illinois, a single window of DNA contains:
- the rplF gene encoding 50S ribosomal protein L6 — protein sequence MSRIGNRKIEVPAGVKVETNPNCLIFEKDGKVRKINYDSKLVKVSLDNSVLSFTRADSSKFSNMMQGTLNSLSLGAIIGLTKGFQKKLIIEGVGYKVVQKGEEIVLSLGYSKDIILKVPADVKLEIPSNGKEMTLKSHNKEVLGEFVALIKKQRPVEPYKGKGIRIDGEYVMRKQGKSSEGTKK from the coding sequence ATGTCACGAATAGGAAATAGAAAAATAGAAGTTCCAGCTGGAGTTAAAGTAGAAACCAATCCTAATTGTCTAATTTTTGAAAAAGATGGAAAAGTTAGAAAAATTAATTATGACAGTAAATTAGTTAAAGTGAGTTTGGATAATTCAGTTTTGTCATTTACAAGAGCTGATTCTTCAAAGTTCTCAAATATGATGCAGGGAACTTTGAATTCTCTTTCTCTTGGAGCTATTATTGGGCTAACTAAGGGATTCCAAAAAAAATTAATTATTGAGGGTGTAGGTTATAAAGTAGTTCAAAAGGGAGAAGAAATAGTTCTTTCTCTTGGATATTCCAAAGACATAATATTAAAAGTTCCAGCTGATGTTAAATTGGAAATTCCTTCCAATGGTAAGGAAATGACACTAAAGTCTCACAATAAGGAAGTATTGGGAGAATTTGTTGCACTTATAAAAAAGCAAAGACCAGTTGAACCTTACAAGGGAAAAGGGATTAGAATAGATGGAGAATATGTAATGAGAAAACAAGGTAAGAGTTCTGAGGGGACTAAGAAATAG
- the rpsE gene encoding 30S ribosomal protein S5 has protein sequence MQEFKKVGFYYDYKKSREETNVKRKNSNLPAGSQLKDGEQKKEDEKKTFNWQISEFEEKVIKIKRVSKTTRGGRQGRVWVLVAAGNKKGKIGFAIGKSKEYSTAFSKAAKKAAKRAVRVPMNSKGTIYHEYLGKHNASKILLKPAKEGTGIIAGGPVKKLLLLAGYKDLYSKNLGANNPVNMVRATFDALLSQRSPRTIAKLRDKTFNELFHLEDNVQDQISENIDNS, from the coding sequence ATGCAAGAGTTTAAGAAAGTAGGTTTTTACTATGACTACAAAAAGTCAAGAGAAGAAACTAATGTAAAGAGAAAGAACTCCAATCTACCTGCTGGTAGTCAATTAAAAGATGGAGAACAAAAGAAAGAAGATGAAAAGAAAACATTTAATTGACAAATTAGTGAATTTGAGGAAAAAGTGATAAAGATTAAGAGAGTATCTAAGACTACTAGAGGTGGTAGACAAGGAAGAGTATGAGTATTAGTTGCTGCAGGAAATAAAAAGGGGAAAATAGGTTTTGCAATTGGTAAGTCTAAGGAATACTCTACAGCTTTTAGTAAAGCTGCTAAGAAAGCAGCTAAAAGAGCTGTTAGAGTTCCAATGAATAGTAAAGGAACTATCTATCACGAATATTTGGGAAAACACAATGCTTCCAAAATTTTGCTAAAACCAGCAAAAGAAGGTACTGGAATTATTGCTGGTGGTCCAGTAAAGAAATTACTTCTTTTGGCTGGTTACAAAGATCTTTATTCAAAGAATTTGGGAGCCAATAATCCTGTTAATATGGTTAGAGCAACATTTGATGCTCTACTTTCTCAAAGATCTCCAAGAACTATAGCTAAATTAAGAGATAAAACATTTAATGAATTATTCCATTTAGAAGATAATGTTCAAGATCAAATTTCAGAAAATATAGACAATAGTTAG
- the rpmJ gene encoding 50S ribosomal protein L36, which translates to MKVRASVKKICEHCKVVRRKNRIRVICKIAKHKQRQG; encoded by the coding sequence ATGAAAGTAAGAGCATCAGTTAAAAAAATTTGTGAACACTGTAAAGTAGTTAGAAGAAAAAACAGAATAAGAGTTATTTGTAAGATAGCTAAGCATAAGCAAAGACAAGGTTAG
- the rplX gene encoding 50S ribosomal protein L24, giving the protein MKRLKKGDQVMVMTGKEKGKQGKIKQIIVDKQRAVVEGVNSCRVYKKNRGAVDMERPIHLSNLALMSGGRKSEPMKVSYIVKDGKKEKVNRKSNKE; this is encoded by the coding sequence ATGAAAAGACTAAAGAAAGGCGATCAAGTTATGGTTATGACTGGAAAAGAAAAAGGTAAGCAGGGAAAAATTAAGCAAATAATTGTTGATAAGCAAAGAGCTGTTGTTGAAGGAGTTAATAGTTGTAGAGTTTATAAGAAAAATAGAGGAGCAGTAGATATGGAAAGACCTATTCATTTATCTAATTTAGCTCTTATGTCAGGAGGAAGAAAATCAGAACCTATGAAAGTTTCTTACATAGTTAAAGATGGAAAAAAGGAAAAAGTAAATAGAAAAAGTAATAAAGAATAG
- a CDS encoding translation initiation factor IF-1, with protein sequence MSKDSSKFSLEGKVVKMVTAENVKVELSNKKVMDCHLAKKLKKYSSYILEGDPVIVEIDPYDLSKGKIIERIKVR encoded by the coding sequence ATGTCTAAAGATAGTTCAAAGTTTTCTTTAGAGGGAAAAGTAGTTAAGATGGTGACAGCTGAAAATGTTAAGGTGGAACTTTCAAATAAAAAAGTAATGGATTGTCACTTAGCTAAAAAGCTCAAGAAGTATAGTTCATACATTCTTGAGGGAGATCCAGTTATTGTGGAAATTGATCCTTATGATCTCTCAAAGGGAAAGATAATAGAAAGAATAAAAGTTAGATAG
- the map gene encoding type I methionyl aminopeptidase, translated as MIFNLNRPETVKPKAEHEIQIMRIGGLIWQSIRDHLIREVKTGMTLSQVEKLVEVQFKKYGLFPSFKETGKFPYLICTSLNSCVVHGAPSEEVIKEGDKLTIDLGFKYRDYNIDSAFSLFFEPAGESEKSKELTAKIRDYKYLDQLTKAAFYESISELKAGCTTGHIAEKIESFVKTYFPKKYSILYGFTGHGIGKTLHDFPRIPNYGLKKEQGHILSAGSTICIEPMIIEQEDGKWEIDKDGFSVCAKNKNAQTMHYEHLVLILEDGVEVLTASQWEMEELRSSWEIIKGV; from the coding sequence ATGATTTTTAACTTAAATAGACCAGAAACTGTGAAGCCAAAGGCTGAACATGAAATTCAAATAATGAGAATAGGTGGTCTCATTTGACAATCTATTAGAGACCACCTAATTAGGGAAGTTAAAACCGGAATGACTTTAAGTCAAGTTGAAAAATTAGTAGAAGTTCAATTTAAAAAATATGGACTTTTTCCATCTTTTAAGGAAACTGGAAAGTTTCCATATTTAATTTGTACTTCTCTAAATAGTTGTGTAGTTCATGGAGCTCCTTCTGAAGAAGTAATAAAGGAAGGAGATAAGTTAACTATTGATTTAGGGTTTAAGTACAGGGACTACAATATAGATTCAGCTTTCTCCCTATTTTTTGAACCTGCGGGAGAAAGTGAAAAATCTAAAGAATTAACTGCAAAAATAAGAGATTACAAATATCTTGATCAATTAACTAAAGCAGCTTTTTATGAGTCTATTAGTGAATTAAAAGCTGGTTGCACTACTGGACATATTGCAGAAAAAATAGAGTCTTTCGTGAAGACCTATTTTCCTAAAAAGTATTCAATACTTTATGGCTTTACAGGACATGGAATTGGAAAGACGTTGCATGACTTTCCAAGAATACCAAATTATGGTTTAAAGAAAGAACAAGGTCATATTCTTTCTGCAGGCTCTACTATATGTATAGAGCCTATGATAATAGAACAGGAAGATGGTAAGTGAGAAATAGATAAAGATGGTTTTAGTGTTTGTGCAAAAAATAAGAATGCACAAACAATGCATTATGAGCACTTAGTGTTAATACTCGAAGATGGAGTTGAAGTATTAACAGCTAGTCAGTGAGAAATGGAAGAATTAAGATCTTCCTGAGAGATAATAAAGGGAGTTTAG
- the rpmC gene encoding 50S ribosomal protein L29, with the protein MLKELRETDTESLKSMLFKLKVKLLEYRFQLAQGALKNTSLIKLTKRTIAQILTILHERKERFSNQDFARFLKQAEEEKQEQIAKANKK; encoded by the coding sequence ATGCTAAAAGAGTTAAGAGAAACTGATACAGAATCTTTAAAGTCAATGCTTTTCAAGTTAAAAGTAAAGCTATTGGAATATAGATTCCAATTAGCTCAAGGAGCTCTTAAAAATACTAGTTTAATAAAGCTAACTAAGAGAACAATTGCCCAAATATTGACAATTCTTCACGAAAGAAAAGAGCGTTTTAGTAATCAAGATTTTGCTAGATTCCTAAAACAAGCAGAAGAAGAAAAACAAGAACAAATAGCAAAGGCTAATAAGAAGTAA
- a CDS encoding 50S ribosomal protein L18 → MSKDSLVEIKKRQLRRAKRVSAKSKEGKRYILRVKKTNLHLYLLVRSHITGKMLFSCSTLQLRIKKGSEEYIEKLTASLIEKLKERNIDKLSLDRGYHSYSGTLQKVREILLANEIKI, encoded by the coding sequence ATGTCTAAGGATAGTCTTGTAGAGATAAAAAAGAGACAGCTTAGAAGAGCTAAACGTGTCTCTGCTAAATCTAAAGAAGGTAAAAGATATATTCTTAGAGTTAAGAAAACAAATCTTCACCTTTATCTTTTAGTTAGATCTCACATTACAGGTAAGATGCTTTTTTCTTGTTCAACTTTGCAATTGAGAATTAAAAAAGGTAGTGAAGAATACATTGAGAAGCTTACAGCTTCTCTAATTGAAAAGCTAAAAGAAAGAAATATAGATAAATTAAGTTTGGACAGAGGATATCATTCTTACTCAGGAACACTTCAAAAAGTAAGAGAGATACTTTTAGCTAATGAAATAAAAATATAG
- the rpsM gene encoding 30S ribosomal protein S13, with protein MARILGVILPDKKELFVALTKIYGIGLTTSKKIIQYWVLNKVISENKLTEAEKSKLEVYMKKRVYSLSSEELASLSQAIVKLQSIQEEVPEVSSFFKDRLLLEGDLRKKISDDLTNLKEIASYVGLRHRRNLPVHGQRTRTNARTRKGPRKTVANKKIEGKK; from the coding sequence ATGGCAAGAATATTAGGTGTAATTCTTCCAGATAAGAAAGAGCTATTTGTAGCTCTTACAAAAATATATGGAATTGGATTAACTACTTCCAAGAAGATTATTCAGTACTGGGTACTGAATAAGGTAATTTCTGAAAATAAATTGACTGAAGCAGAGAAGTCAAAACTAGAAGTCTATATGAAAAAAAGAGTCTATAGTTTGTCCTCCGAGGAGTTAGCTTCTCTATCTCAAGCCATAGTTAAACTTCAGTCAATTCAAGAGGAAGTGCCTGAAGTGTCTAGTTTCTTCAAGGATAGATTACTTCTGGAAGGGGATTTAAGAAAGAAAATTAGTGATGATTTGACTAACTTAAAGGAGATTGCTTCTTATGTTGGATTGAGACATAGAAGAAATTTACCAGTACATGGACAAAGAACAAGAACTAACGCTAGAACAAGAAAAGGTCCTAGAAAAACTGTTGCAAATAAGAAGATTGAAGGTAAGAAATAG
- the rplE gene encoding 50S ribosomal protein L5, with protein MSSNSNPVSSFNWNLKSKYREEIIPSLMKEFNFTTPMQVPRLQKIVVNIGCGDGAKEKLYIESSFKELELVVAQKPVITKAKSSISEFKLREGQPVGIKATLRNDRMWSFLEKLFKVALPRVRDFKGISKSSVDKQGNLNIGLKEQIIFTELNYDKVKKLRGMNITFVTSLKNREASISLFAQLGCPFSKT; from the coding sequence ATGTCTTCTAATAGCAATCCTGTTAGTTCTTTTAACTGAAATCTAAAGAGTAAGTACAGAGAAGAAATAATTCCTTCACTAATGAAGGAATTTAATTTCACTACTCCTATGCAAGTACCTAGACTTCAAAAAATAGTAGTAAATATTGGTTGCGGTGATGGGGCTAAGGAAAAACTTTATATTGAATCTTCATTTAAAGAATTAGAGTTGGTAGTGGCTCAAAAGCCAGTAATAACTAAAGCTAAGTCTTCTATTTCTGAATTCAAATTGAGAGAGGGACAACCAGTAGGAATCAAAGCTACTTTAAGAAATGATCGAATGTGATCATTTCTTGAAAAGCTATTTAAAGTAGCTCTTCCAAGAGTGAGAGACTTTAAGGGAATTAGTAAATCATCAGTAGATAAGCAAGGAAATCTAAATATTGGGCTAAAAGAACAAATTATTTTTACTGAACTAAACTATGACAAAGTAAAAAAATTAAGAGGAATGAATATTACATTTGTTACCTCTCTTAAAAATAGAGAAGCTTCTATATCTCTATTTGCGCAACTAGGATGTCCATTTTCTAAAACTTAA
- the secY gene encoding preprotein translocase subunit SecY codes for MSLSATFAILFLFQIGSHITAPLVDSSRKNSLSGLAQLLNLFGGGGFKRASIFSVGISPYITAQIIMQILSNDLIKKLTELRKAGEMGRVKIELYTRLLTLPFAIITSLGTLYLLNNEGISFIHLWEPPTRDGTLYKAGQQVAENLSTTGGKPFITFGQLYFMQKVLMVLVFVSGTYISLFLSDLISKKGLGNGISLLIVSGIISSIPENFYSSYQYLSSLEGGAHNVKLLINIFKFLIYVFFYVMVIALMVFITGSVRKIPIQQTGAGLILDKKKLGYLPIKIMPVGIMPVVFAGSVMIFPIGIAELTKSSSPGFNAFIRDYVSFGSPTGLLIYFLLIVVFSFLYCQVQFNTEEMCRSFQKQAQFIPGVMIGQETHNYLRMILNKINWFGAPFLGLVTIMPNLLNLWTGIPSQIAFGGTGILLLVSTALNIYEELLSTHIISKYKAEQELELSTLENKLHLSTSSKSPYLLW; via the coding sequence ATTTCCCTTTCCGCTACTTTCGCTATTCTTTTCCTATTCCAAATAGGATCACATATAACAGCTCCTCTAGTCGATTCTTCTAGAAAAAATTCTTTATCTGGGTTAGCTCAACTTTTAAACCTATTCGGAGGAGGAGGATTTAAGAGAGCAAGTATTTTCTCTGTAGGGATTTCTCCCTACATTACTGCTCAGATAATTATGCAAATACTATCTAATGACCTTATTAAGAAGCTCACGGAATTAAGGAAAGCTGGTGAGATGGGAAGAGTCAAAATAGAGCTTTACACTCGTCTCTTGACTCTTCCATTTGCAATTATTACCTCACTAGGTACTCTTTACCTCCTAAATAATGAGGGAATTAGCTTCATTCACTTGTGAGAGCCTCCAACTAGAGATGGGACTCTTTATAAAGCTGGTCAACAAGTTGCTGAAAATCTTTCAACAACTGGTGGCAAACCATTTATTACATTTGGTCAACTGTACTTTATGCAAAAAGTACTAATGGTACTTGTATTTGTTTCAGGAACTTATATTTCCCTATTCCTTTCTGACTTAATTTCTAAGAAAGGATTGGGAAATGGTATCTCCCTTCTTATTGTTTCAGGAATTATTTCTTCAATTCCTGAAAACTTCTATTCTTCTTACCAATATCTTTCTTCATTGGAAGGAGGAGCTCACAATGTGAAGCTATTAATAAACATATTTAAGTTCCTTATATATGTTTTCTTCTATGTAATGGTTATAGCTTTAATGGTCTTTATCACAGGATCTGTGAGAAAGATTCCTATTCAGCAAACAGGTGCTGGACTAATACTAGATAAAAAGAAGTTAGGTTATTTACCTATAAAAATAATGCCTGTGGGCATTATGCCAGTAGTGTTTGCTGGTTCTGTAATGATCTTTCCTATAGGGATTGCAGAACTAACTAAATCTTCTTCTCCAGGATTTAATGCATTTATTAGAGATTATGTTTCTTTTGGTAGTCCAACAGGACTACTAATTTATTTCCTTCTAATAGTGGTTTTTTCTTTCTTGTATTGTCAAGTACAGTTCAATACAGAAGAAATGTGTAGATCATTTCAAAAACAAGCACAATTCATTCCTGGTGTTATGATTGGACAGGAAACTCATAACTATTTAAGAATGATTCTTAATAAGATAAATTGGTTTGGAGCTCCCTTTTTAGGATTAGTAACAATTATGCCCAATTTATTAAATTTATGAACGGGAATTCCATCACAGATTGCTTTTGGAGGAACAGGAATATTACTTCTTGTATCAACAGCACTTAACATATATGAAGAGCTATTGTCTACACATATAATTTCCAAATATAAAGCTGAACAAGAACTAGAACTATCTACTCTGGAGAATAAGTTACATTTATCTACAAGTAGTAAATCTCCTTACTTGCTATGGTAG
- the rpsK gene encoding 30S ribosomal protein S11 translates to MSVGKEKPKSKKNKFSFSSGIMHVTTSINNTIISLSDLEGNVVLSESAGTIGYKGTKKATPYVANLVATKIGKEAKEKGVSTLAIHMKGIGKGKEIALRTLIGLGFEITEVADKTPLPHNGCTPSKRPR, encoded by the coding sequence ATGTCAGTTGGAAAAGAAAAACCTAAGTCAAAGAAAAATAAATTTTCTTTCTCAAGCGGAATAATGCACGTAACTACTTCTATCAATAACACAATCATTTCTCTTTCCGATCTAGAAGGAAACGTAGTTCTTTCGGAAAGTGCTGGAACCATCGGATACAAGGGAACTAAGAAGGCAACTCCTTATGTTGCAAATCTAGTTGCTACTAAAATAGGAAAGGAGGCTAAAGAAAAAGGAGTTAGTACATTGGCAATTCATATGAAGGGAATTGGAAAGGGAAAGGAAATCGCTCTTAGAACTTTAATTGGACTTGGATTTGAAATTACTGAAGTAGCTGATAAGACTCCTTTGCCACACAATGGATGTACTCCAAGTAAGAGACCTAGATAG
- a CDS encoding uS17 family ribosomal protein, whose amino-acid sequence MEGEGQVRRAKVLTGQVIAVRPKTIVVRIRRIYRIPKYGKLKIKYKKCHAHDERNIAKIGETVSIRATRARSALKRWSLIVPNSEVSSSK is encoded by the coding sequence ATGGAGGGAGAAGGACAAGTAAGAAGAGCAAAAGTACTAACTGGACAAGTTATTGCTGTAAGACCTAAAACTATAGTTGTAAGGATAAGAAGGATATACAGAATTCCTAAGTATGGTAAATTGAAAATAAAGTACAAGAAATGTCATGCACATGATGAAAGAAATATAGCTAAGATAGGAGAAACTGTGAGTATCAGAGCTACTAGAGCTAGATCAGCTCTAAAGAGATGATCTTTAATTGTTCCTAATTCAGAGGTTTCATCCTCTAAATAG
- the rpsC gene encoding 30S ribosomal protein S3: MGQKSNPNCVRLGFNKNWLSRWNSPDRKHAALWILEDEKIRKFLNKECRDGILAQIEIDRFINLQGVWTLSITLHLIEIGLYNHGETKNKLVRMLRRLTNKKWEINLIFLELKNPGVSSIVLANEVVELLEARTPLRMVMKKTIKKAMYSGARGVKIQVSGRINGADMARIESCTEGEIPCSTLRADIEYCYRVARTTYGVLGVKVWVNRGLYFGSYFAPMPDRVRVYRDETGKYLISQGN; this comes from the coding sequence ATGGGTCAGAAAAGTAATCCTAATTGCGTAAGACTTGGGTTCAATAAGAACTGACTGTCTAGATGAAATTCTCCAGACAGAAAACATGCTGCTCTTTGAATACTTGAAGATGAAAAAATTAGAAAATTCCTAAATAAGGAATGCAGAGATGGAATTCTAGCTCAAATAGAAATTGATAGATTTATCAATTTACAAGGTGTTTGAACACTTTCAATTACATTACATCTAATTGAAATTGGACTTTACAATCACGGTGAAACTAAGAATAAATTAGTGAGAATGCTTAGAAGGTTAACTAATAAGAAATGAGAAATTAATTTGATATTCCTAGAACTAAAAAATCCAGGAGTTAGTTCTATAGTTCTAGCTAATGAAGTGGTTGAACTACTAGAAGCTAGAACTCCACTAAGAATGGTTATGAAAAAGACTATTAAGAAGGCTATGTATTCTGGAGCTAGAGGAGTAAAAATACAAGTTTCTGGAAGAATTAATGGAGCTGACATGGCAAGAATAGAAAGCTGTACAGAGGGAGAAATTCCTTGTTCTACTCTTAGAGCAGATATTGAATACTGCTATAGAGTGGCTAGAACCACTTATGGAGTTCTAGGAGTAAAAGTTTGAGTTAATAGAGGACTATATTTTGGCTCTTATTTTGCTCCTATGCCTGATAGAGTTAGAGTGTATAGAGATGAGACTGGTAAATATTTAATTTCTCAAGGTAACTAG
- the rplP gene encoding 50S ribosomal protein L16, producing the protein MMQPKRTKWRKPHKVSFEGKAKGNRYLSFGSAGLRALEGAWITERQLEAARIAISKRLGKTGKMWIRIFPHNSMTKKPLEVRMGSGKGAPDHFVATVKMGTIMFEVEGLPEKEVLKTFYKASAKLPIKTETVFKGKPLPKL; encoded by the coding sequence ATCATGCAACCAAAGAGAACTAAGTGAAGAAAGCCTCATAAAGTTAGTTTTGAGGGAAAAGCTAAGGGGAATAGATATCTTTCTTTTGGATCAGCTGGACTTAGAGCGCTAGAAGGAGCTTGAATAACTGAAAGACAATTGGAAGCAGCAAGAATTGCTATTTCCAAGAGATTGGGGAAAACTGGAAAAATGTGAATAAGAATATTCCCGCATAATTCTATGACTAAGAAACCATTGGAAGTAAGAATGGGTTCTGGTAAGGGTGCTCCAGATCACTTTGTGGCTACTGTAAAAATGGGAACAATTATGTTTGAAGTTGAAGGACTTCCAGAAAAGGAAGTATTAAAGACTTTTTATAAGGCAAGTGCAAAGTTGCCTATAAAAACTGAGACAGTTTTTAAGGGAAAACCACTTCCGAAACTTTAG
- the rpsH gene encoding 30S ribosomal protein S8 — protein sequence MITDLVADALNQIKLGSCVKKKEVSFWSSKLLEEILRVMEEEGYIRGFVTKIENNKRRTTVYLKYKDGVSSICGLKKITTPSRFVSSKAEKLPILMSGLGTVVVSTSRGVMCEKTARKQGLGGVILAYIW from the coding sequence ATGATAACAGATTTAGTTGCTGACGCACTAAATCAAATTAAGTTAGGTAGTTGTGTCAAGAAAAAAGAAGTAAGTTTTTGATCTTCAAAATTACTAGAAGAAATTTTGAGAGTAATGGAAGAAGAAGGATATATTAGAGGATTTGTTACAAAGATTGAAAACAATAAAAGAAGAACTACTGTTTATCTAAAGTACAAAGATGGAGTTTCTTCCATCTGTGGACTTAAGAAAATTACTACTCCGAGCAGATTTGTTAGCTCTAAAGCCGAAAAGCTTCCTATATTAATGTCTGGACTTGGAACAGTAGTTGTAAGCACTTCTAGAGGTGTTATGTGTGAGAAAACAGCTAGAAAGCAAGGACTAGGGGGAGTTATTCTTGCATATATCTGATAA
- a CDS encoding adenylate kinase family protein: MVDSSREFTLIVLIAPPGSGKGTLSELLKERKGIYVLSAGKIFRTLIAQRKEQEDNSGEKLQDVNKGGYLADEVVNKYAIAELERIQQELIEKNNSKKLFITLDGYPRTMGQAKELERWSKDKKLIIVTLEGLSDIQIQERLSNRYLCQEHEHIFNALNKDFPTNGICPKDGSKLIKRVDDSQIEVMQKRLNLHKSLTSPICEYYKSQNITTITIDSSLTIEGMYLSFCEKIGI; encoded by the coding sequence ATGGTAGATAGTTCTAGAGAGTTCACTTTAATAGTTCTTATAGCCCCTCCGGGATCAGGAAAGGGAACTCTTTCAGAATTATTAAAAGAACGAAAAGGTATTTACGTTCTTTCTGCTGGAAAAATATTTAGAACTTTAATTGCTCAGAGAAAAGAACAAGAAGATAATAGTGGGGAAAAATTACAAGATGTAAACAAAGGTGGATATCTTGCAGATGAAGTAGTTAATAAATATGCTATTGCTGAATTAGAAAGAATTCAGCAAGAACTAATAGAAAAAAATAATAGTAAAAAACTATTTATTACTTTGGATGGATATCCAAGAACTATGGGACAAGCTAAAGAACTAGAAAGATGATCTAAAGATAAAAAACTAATAATAGTTACGCTAGAAGGACTAAGTGATATTCAAATTCAAGAAAGACTAAGTAATAGATACTTATGTCAAGAACATGAGCATATATTTAATGCTCTTAATAAGGATTTTCCAACTAATGGAATTTGTCCAAAAGATGGATCAAAACTTATTAAGAGAGTTGATGACTCTCAAATAGAAGTTATGCAAAAGAGACTTAATTTACATAAGTCTCTTACATCACCTATTTGTGAGTACTATAAGTCACAAAATATAACTACTATAACAATTGACAGTAGTCTAACTATTGAGGGAATGTATCTTTCTTTCTGCGAAAAAATAGGTATCTAA
- the rplO gene encoding 50S ribosomal protein L15: protein MKLHELHYSPGSRGQRRKRVGRGFGSGIGGRSTRGTKGQNARKSGTVRLGFEGGQMPLFRKIGKYGFSNRAFREKIRTIPLARFEFFPDVKEFNMLTMQELRIIKRRDRKIKIIGNSCSLKGIKISAHLFSRGVISWAEQNGVELHTLEDTQVLDC from the coding sequence ATGAAGTTACACGAACTTCATTACTCTCCAGGTTCTAGAGGTCAGAGAAGAAAAAGAGTAGGTAGAGGTTTTGGTTCTGGTATTGGAGGTAGATCTACAAGAGGTACTAAGGGGCAAAATGCTAGAAAGTCTGGTACAGTAAGACTAGGGTTTGAAGGGGGACAAATGCCCCTATTTAGAAAAATAGGTAAATATGGTTTCAGCAATAGAGCTTTCAGGGAAAAAATCAGAACTATTCCATTAGCTAGATTTGAATTCTTTCCAGATGTAAAAGAATTCAATATGCTAACAATGCAAGAGCTTCGAATTATTAAGAGAAGAGATAGAAAAATAAAAATTATTGGAAATTCTTGTTCTCTAAAAGGTATTAAGATTTCTGCCCACTTATTCTCTAGGGGAGTAATTTCTTGAGCAGAACAAAATGGTGTTGAATTACATACTCTTGAGGATACTCAAGTATTAGATTGTTAG
- the rplN gene encoding 50S ribosomal protein L14, with translation MIQVLSRLNVADNTGAKEVGVIKVYGGTRRRYAGIGDIVLVSVKKLSTFSGVKKGEMFKALIVRTKTGIKRKSGATLSFDENACVLLKNDGTILGTRVFGPLTRELKEKGYNKLISIAEFVL, from the coding sequence ATGATTCAAGTTTTATCTAGATTAAATGTTGCAGATAACACTGGAGCCAAAGAAGTTGGTGTTATCAAAGTATATGGAGGTACTAGAAGAAGATATGCCGGAATAGGAGATATAGTTTTAGTTTCAGTGAAAAAGTTATCAACTTTTTCAGGAGTTAAGAAGGGAGAAATGTTTAAAGCTTTAATAGTTAGAACTAAGACTGGTATTAAGAGAAAGTCAGGAGCTACTCTTAGTTTTGATGAAAATGCATGTGTTCTTCTAAAAAATGATGGAACTATTCTTGGAACTAGAGTATTTGGTCCTCTAACAAGAGAGTTAAAGGAAAAAGGATATAACAAATTGATTTCAATAGCTGAATTCGTTCTTTAG
- a CDS encoding type Z 30S ribosomal protein S14, with product MARKALILKQQRIPKFKTRAYTRCGRCGRARAVFRDYNLCRLCFRDLASWGYIPGITKSSW from the coding sequence ATGGCAAGAAAAGCATTAATACTTAAACAACAAAGAATTCCTAAGTTTAAGACTAGAGCTTACACTAGATGTGGTAGATGCGGAAGAGCTAGAGCAGTATTTAGAGACTACAATCTTTGCAGACTTTGTTTTAGAGATCTAGCTAGTTGAGGATATATTCCTGGAATAACTAAGTCCTCATGATAA